A single region of the Streptomyces vilmorinianum genome encodes:
- the lysA gene encoding diaminopimelate decarboxylase, with product MSRSAHPAGPRHADVLPEGHYSAPPADLNRLDPKVWARTVERNAQGVVTVGGRGVDELAEEFGTPAYFLDESDFRARCRAWADAFGSDADVFYAGKAFLSRAIVRWLKEEGLNLDVCSGGELTTALDAGMPAERIAFHGNNKSEDEIRRAVSVGVGRIVLDSFQEIVRVAHIAESLGKRQRVQIRVTVGVEAHTHEFIATAHEDQKFGIALAGGQAAEAVRRALRLDGLELIGIHSHIGSQIFDMAGFEVSARRVVQLLAEVRDEHGVELPEIDLGGGLGIAYTSDDDPREPHHIAKALTEIVTRECEAAGLRTPRISVEPGRAIVGPTAFTLYRVGTVKPLEGLRTYVSVDGGMSDNIRTALYDAEYSVSLVSRTSDAEPMLSRVVGKHCESGDIVVKDAFLPSDLAPGDLIAVPATGAYCRSMASNYNHALRPPVVAVSDGEARVIVRRETEEDLLRLDVG from the coding sequence ATGAGCCGTTCCGCCCACCCCGCCGGGCCCCGTCACGCCGACGTCCTCCCCGAGGGGCACTACTCCGCCCCGCCCGCCGACCTCAACCGCCTCGACCCCAAGGTCTGGGCCCGCACCGTCGAGCGGAACGCGCAGGGCGTCGTGACCGTCGGGGGCCGGGGCGTCGACGAGCTCGCCGAGGAGTTCGGGACCCCCGCCTACTTCCTCGACGAGAGCGACTTCCGCGCCCGCTGCCGAGCCTGGGCCGACGCCTTCGGCAGCGACGCGGACGTGTTCTACGCGGGCAAGGCCTTTCTCTCCCGGGCCATCGTGCGGTGGCTCAAGGAGGAGGGGCTCAACCTCGACGTGTGTTCCGGTGGCGAGCTCACCACCGCCCTCGACGCCGGCATGCCCGCCGAGCGCATCGCCTTCCACGGGAACAACAAGAGTGAGGACGAGATTCGCAGGGCGGTGAGCGTCGGGGTCGGGCGCATCGTCCTCGACTCCTTCCAGGAGATCGTCCGCGTCGCCCACATCGCCGAGTCCCTCGGCAAGCGGCAGCGGGTCCAGATCCGCGTCACGGTCGGCGTCGAGGCGCACACGCACGAGTTCATCGCCACCGCCCACGAGGACCAGAAGTTCGGCATCGCCCTCGCCGGAGGCCAGGCCGCCGAAGCGGTGCGGCGGGCCCTCAGGCTCGACGGGCTCGAGCTCATCGGGATCCACTCGCACATCGGGTCCCAGATCTTCGACATGGCCGGCTTCGAGGTCTCCGCCCGGCGTGTGGTCCAGCTGCTCGCCGAGGTACGCGACGAGCACGGCGTCGAGCTGCCCGAGATCGACCTCGGCGGCGGCCTCGGCATCGCGTACACCTCCGACGACGACCCCCGTGAGCCGCACCACATCGCCAAGGCCCTCACCGAGATCGTGACGCGCGAGTGCGAGGCCGCCGGCCTGCGCACGCCCCGCATCTCCGTCGAGCCCGGCCGCGCCATCGTCGGGCCCACCGCCTTCACCCTCTACCGGGTCGGCACCGTCAAGCCCCTCGAAGGGCTGCGGACGTACGTCAGCGTCGACGGCGGCATGTCGGACAACATCCGCACCGCGCTGTACGACGCCGAGTACAGCGTCTCCCTGGTGTCGCGGACGAGTGACGCCGAGCCGATGCTCTCGCGCGTCGTCGGCAAGCACTGCGAGAGCGGGGACATCGTCGTCAAGGACGCGTTCCTGCCGTCCGACCTGGCGCCCGGCGACCTCATCGCCGTCCCGGCCACCGGCGCGTACTGCCGCTCCATGGCCAGCAACTACAACCACGCACTGCGCCCGCCCGTCGTCGCCGTCAGCGACGGCGAGGCGCGGGTGATCGTCCGGCGTGAGACGGAGGAAGATCTCCTGCGTCTCGATGTCGGGTGA
- a CDS encoding response regulator: MGKTRTQPLPATYSRRVSGVSGRVLVVDDNRVIRQLIRVNLELEGFEVVTAADGAECLDVVHQVCPDVVTLDVVMPRLDGLRTAERLRSDPRTSHVPVAIVSACTQYEMDSGVAAGVDAFLAKPFEPTELVRVVRQLMHRDGRERGERRDGQEGPSGVDGRRGVGRAGSPSGSH, translated from the coding sequence GTGGGCAAAACCCGGACGCAGCCTCTTCCGGCGACCTACTCTCGTCGTGTGTCAGGCGTGTCCGGGCGGGTGCTCGTTGTCGATGACAACCGGGTGATCCGGCAGTTGATCAGGGTCAATCTCGAGCTTGAGGGCTTCGAGGTCGTGACCGCGGCCGATGGTGCCGAGTGTCTGGATGTCGTGCATCAGGTCTGTCCTGATGTCGTCACCCTCGACGTCGTCATGCCCCGGCTGGACGGGTTGCGTACCGCGGAGAGACTGCGGTCCGATCCGCGGACCAGTCACGTGCCCGTCGCGATCGTCAGTGCCTGTACGCAGTACGAGATGGACAGCGGCGTCGCCGCCGGGGTCGACGCGTTTCTGGCCAAGCCCTTCGAGCCCACCGAGCTCGTACGGGTCGTGCGGCAGCTCATGCACCGTGATGGGCGGGAGCGGGGAGAGCGGCGCGACGGACAGGAGGGGCCGTCGGGCGTCGACGGCAGACGTGGGGTCGGGCGCGCCGGGAGTCCGAGCGGGTCCCACTGA
- the nrtL gene encoding ArgS-related anticodon-binding protein NrtL — translation MTPADLSLTVQHAVRRAVDEGALRVAVPQHVKVERPRPGGRGDYASSIALSLARAAGHPPLHVAEVLRQRLLDHPGLERVDVTSPGFLNFTLLADGQQELVRAVLLAGPDYGRRPPTGQTAQPSYRADVRAAVTADAVRRILLFQGDFVRASCETSCEDAADPAWAQLGVRVEAQGARDRVPADITPLPVPYTASELLRRLGRDAARWGLLSAAAHDRAKLGDELLRQSEGNPLFRVQYAHSRTRALVRNARQMGFDSRPGHHIEDAEALTRALGDHPAVLASAARLRAPDRVARHLEATADALLDFQHTVLPLGDEKPSAAHRSRLALAEAAGVVLAGGLSLLGISAPDQM, via the coding sequence GTGACCCCCGCGGACCTCTCCCTCACCGTGCAGCACGCCGTGCGCCGTGCGGTCGACGAGGGTGCGCTGCGGGTCGCCGTTCCCCAGCACGTCAAGGTCGAGCGGCCCCGGCCCGGCGGGCGCGGGGACTACGCCAGCAGCATCGCGCTCAGCCTCGCCCGGGCCGCCGGGCATCCGCCCCTTCACGTCGCCGAGGTGCTCCGGCAGCGGCTGCTCGACCACCCCGGTCTCGAGCGCGTCGACGTCACCTCGCCCGGGTTCCTCAACTTCACCCTCCTCGCCGACGGACAGCAGGAGCTCGTACGCGCCGTCCTCCTCGCCGGCCCCGACTACGGCCGCCGGCCCCCCACCGGGCAGACCGCCCAGCCGAGCTACCGCGCCGACGTCCGGGCCGCCGTCACCGCCGACGCCGTACGGCGCATCCTCCTCTTCCAGGGGGACTTCGTCCGCGCCTCCTGCGAGACCTCCTGCGAGGACGCCGCCGACCCCGCATGGGCCCAGCTCGGCGTACGGGTCGAGGCCCAGGGCGCCCGCGACCGCGTCCCCGCCGACATCACGCCCCTCCCCGTCCCGTACACCGCGTCCGAGCTGCTCCGCCGGCTCGGGCGGGACGCCGCGCGCTGGGGGCTCCTCTCCGCCGCCGCGCACGACCGGGCCAAGCTCGGCGACGAGCTTCTCCGCCAGAGCGAGGGCAACCCCCTGTTCAGGGTCCAGTACGCCCACTCCCGTACCCGCGCCCTCGTACGGAACGCCCGGCAGATGGGGTTCGACAGCCGACCCGGCCATCACATCGAGGACGCCGAAGCGCTCACCCGCGCCCTCGGCGATCACCCCGCCGTCCTGGCCTCCGCCGCCCGCCTCCGCGCCCCCGACCGGGTCGCCCGGCACCTCGAAGCCACCGCCGACGCGCTGCTCGACTTCCAGCACACGGTCCTGCCCCTCGGCGACGAGAAACCCTCGGCCGCCCACCGCTCCCGGCTGGCGCTCGCCGAAGCCGCCGGGGTGGTGCTCGCCGGTGGCCTGTCCCTGCTCGGCATCAGTGCTCCCGACCAGATGTGA
- a CDS encoding homoserine dehydrogenase, with the protein MRTRPLKVALLGCGVVGSEVARIMTTHADDLAARIGAPVELAGVAVRRPDKVREGIPAELITTDATALVKRGDIDVVVEVIGGVEPARTLITTAFEHGVSVVSANKALLAQDGANLYASADQHGQDLYYEAAVAGAIPLIRPLRESLAGDKINRVMGIVNGTTNFILDKMDTSGAGYSEALDEATALGYAEADPTADVEGFDAAAKAAILAGIAFHTRVRLDDVYREGMTEVTAADFASAKRMGCTIKLLAICERSADGESVTARVHPAMIPLSHPLASVREAYNAVFVEAEAAGRLMFYGPGAGGAPTASAVLGDLVAVCRNKLNEATGPGESAYTQLPVSPMGEVVTRYHISLDVADKPGVLAQVATVFAEHGVSIDTVRQQGRPDGGGEASLVVVTHRAPDAALSGTVEALRKLDTVRGVASIMRVEGE; encoded by the coding sequence ATGCGTACGCGTCCGCTGAAGGTGGCGCTGCTGGGCTGTGGTGTGGTCGGCTCAGAGGTGGCGCGCATCATGACGACGCACGCCGACGACCTCGCCGCGCGCATCGGCGCCCCGGTCGAGCTCGCCGGCGTGGCCGTCCGCCGCCCCGACAAGGTCCGTGAGGGCATCCCCGCGGAGCTGATCACCACCGACGCCACCGCCCTGGTCAAACGGGGCGACATCGACGTCGTCGTCGAGGTCATCGGCGGTGTCGAGCCGGCCCGCACCCTCATCACCACCGCCTTCGAGCACGGCGTCTCGGTCGTCTCCGCCAACAAGGCGCTCCTCGCCCAGGACGGCGCGAACCTCTACGCCTCCGCCGACCAGCACGGCCAGGACCTGTACTACGAGGCCGCCGTCGCGGGCGCCATCCCGCTCATCCGGCCGCTGCGCGAGTCCCTCGCCGGCGACAAGATCAACCGCGTGATGGGCATCGTCAACGGCACGACGAACTTCATCCTCGACAAGATGGACACCTCCGGCGCCGGATACTCCGAGGCGCTCGACGAGGCCACCGCGCTCGGGTACGCCGAGGCCGACCCGACCGCCGACGTCGAGGGCTTCGACGCCGCCGCCAAGGCCGCCATCCTCGCCGGGATCGCCTTCCACACGCGCGTACGTCTCGACGACGTCTACCGCGAGGGCATGACCGAGGTCACCGCCGCCGACTTCGCCTCCGCCAAGCGCATGGGCTGCACCATCAAGCTGCTCGCCATCTGCGAGCGCTCCGCCGACGGCGAGTCCGTCACCGCGCGCGTGCACCCCGCGATGATCCCGCTGAGCCACCCGCTCGCCTCCGTCCGCGAGGCCTACAACGCGGTCTTCGTCGAGGCCGAGGCCGCCGGCCGGCTCATGTTCTACGGCCCCGGCGCCGGCGGCGCTCCGACCGCCTCGGCCGTCCTCGGCGACCTCGTCGCCGTGTGCCGCAACAAGCTCAACGAGGCCACCGGCCCCGGCGAGTCCGCGTACACCCAGCTGCCCGTGAGCCCCATGGGCGAGGTCGTGACGCGGTACCACATCAGCCTCGACGTGGCCGACAAGCCTGGCGTGCTCGCCCAGGTCGCGACGGTCTTCGCCGAGCACGGCGTATCCATCGATACGGTGCGCCAGCAAGGTCGACCCGACGGCGGCGGCGAGGCCTCTCTCGTCGTCGTCACCCACCGCGCGCCCGACGCCGCCCTCTCCGGGACCGTCGAGGCGCTGCGCAAGCTCGACACCGTGCGCGGTGTCGCCAGCATCATGCGTGTTGAAGGGGAGTAA
- the thrC gene encoding threonine synthase — protein sequence MTSKGTHQWRGIIEEYRDRLPVTDATPVVTLREGGTPLVPAQVLSERTGCEVHLKVEGANPTGSFKDRGMTMAISKAKEEGAQAVICASTGNTSASAAAYAVRAGMVSAVLVPQGKIALGKMGQALVHGAKILQVDGNFDDCLDLARALSDNYPVALVNSVNPVRIEGQKTAAFEIVDMLGDAPDIHVLPVGNAGNITAYWKGYTEYAADGMSTHRPRMWGFQASGSAPLVRGEVVKDPSTIATAIRIGNPASWDYAIAARDESGGFIDEVTDREILRAYRLLAAQEGVFVEPASAASVAGLLKAAEQGKVDPGQRIVCTVTGNGLKDPDWAVAGAPQPVTVPVDAAAAAERLGLA from the coding sequence ATGACCAGCAAGGGCACCCACCAGTGGCGCGGCATCATCGAGGAGTACCGGGACCGCCTTCCGGTCACGGACGCGACACCGGTCGTCACGCTCCGTGAGGGTGGTACGCCGCTCGTTCCCGCTCAGGTCCTCTCCGAGCGCACGGGCTGCGAGGTGCACCTCAAGGTCGAGGGCGCCAACCCCACCGGTTCCTTCAAGGACCGCGGCATGACCATGGCCATCTCCAAGGCCAAGGAGGAAGGCGCGCAGGCCGTCATCTGCGCCTCCACCGGCAACACCTCGGCGTCCGCGGCGGCTTACGCGGTACGCGCCGGCATGGTCTCCGCCGTCCTCGTGCCGCAGGGCAAGATCGCGCTCGGCAAGATGGGGCAGGCCCTCGTGCACGGCGCGAAGATCCTCCAGGTCGACGGCAACTTCGACGACTGTCTGGACCTGGCCCGCGCGCTCTCGGACAACTACCCCGTCGCGCTGGTCAATTCGGTCAACCCGGTCCGTATCGAGGGCCAGAAGACCGCCGCGTTCGAGATCGTGGACATGCTGGGCGACGCCCCCGACATCCACGTCCTGCCCGTGGGCAACGCCGGCAACATCACGGCGTACTGGAAGGGGTACACCGAGTACGCCGCGGACGGCATGTCCACGCACCGCCCGCGCATGTGGGGCTTCCAGGCCTCCGGTTCGGCGCCGCTCGTGCGCGGCGAGGTCGTCAAGGACCCGTCGACCATCGCCACCGCGATCCGCATCGGCAACCCGGCCTCCTGGGACTACGCGATCGCCGCGCGGGACGAGTCCGGCGGCTTCATCGACGAGGTGACGGACCGTGAGATCCTGCGCGCCTACCGGCTGTTGGCCGCGCAGGAGGGCGTCTTCGTCGAGCCCGCCTCCGCCGCGTCCGTGGCCGGCCTGCTGAAGGCCGCCGAGCAGGGCAAGGTCGACCCGGGCCAGCGGATCGTCTGCACCGTCACCGGCAACGGCCTGAAGGACCCCGACTGGGCGGTCGCCGGAGCGCCCCAGCCGGTCACCGTCCCGGTCGACGCCGCGGCCGCCGCCGAGCGTCTCGGTCTGGCCTGA
- the thrB gene encoding homoserine kinase — protein MAGPAFRAAAVRVRVPATSANLGPGFDAFGLSLGLYDDVVVRVADSGLHIDIAGEGADTLPRDESHLLVRSLRTAFDLLGGQPRGLEVVCANRIPHGRGLGSSSAAICAGIVAARAVTIGGDARLDEAALLELATEIEGHPDNVAACLLGGFTLAWTESGAARAIRMDPSDSIVPVVFVPGKPVLTETARGLLPRTVPHVDAAANAGRAALLVEALTRRPELLLAATEDRLHQEYRAPAMPESIALVNRLRADGVPAVISGAGPTVLALAEHGTADKVARLAGEGWAANRLDLDVSGASVLPLAS, from the coding sequence ATGGCCGGTCCCGCGTTCCGCGCCGCCGCCGTACGGGTGCGCGTTCCCGCCACCAGCGCCAACCTCGGCCCGGGCTTCGACGCCTTCGGCCTGTCGCTGGGTCTCTACGACGACGTCGTCGTCCGGGTCGCCGACTCCGGGCTGCACATCGACATCGCCGGTGAGGGCGCCGACACGCTCCCGCGCGACGAGAGCCACCTGCTCGTACGCTCCCTGCGCACGGCCTTCGACCTGCTCGGCGGACAGCCGCGCGGCCTCGAGGTCGTCTGCGCCAACCGCATCCCGCACGGCCGCGGCCTCGGCTCCTCCTCCGCCGCCATCTGCGCCGGCATCGTCGCCGCCCGCGCCGTGACCATAGGCGGCGACGCCCGCCTCGACGAGGCCGCCCTGCTCGAGCTCGCCACCGAGATCGAGGGGCACCCCGACAACGTCGCCGCCTGTCTGCTCGGCGGCTTCACGCTCGCCTGGACAGAGTCCGGTGCCGCGCGGGCGATCAGGATGGATCCCTCGGATTCCATCGTTCCGGTGGTTTTCGTCCCCGGAAAGCCCGTACTGACCGAGACCGCCCGCGGTCTGCTGCCGCGCACCGTCCCGCACGTCGACGCCGCGGCCAACGCCGGGCGGGCCGCGCTCCTGGTGGAGGCGCTGACGCGCCGCCCCGAGCTGCTGCTCGCGGCCACCGAGGACCGGCTGCACCAGGAGTACCGGGCTCCCGCGATGCCCGAGAGCATCGCCCTTGTGAACCGACTGCGGGCGGACGGAGTCCCCGCGGTCATCTCCGGCGCGGGCCCCACGGTGCTCGCGCTGGCCGAACACGGGACGGCCGACAAGGTCGCCCGGCTGGCGGGAGAGGGATGGGCCGCGAACCGGCTCGACCTCGACGTGTCCGGAGCGAGTGTTCTTCCGCTCGCTTCCTAG